The Kordia sp. SMS9 DNA window ACTTTTTGATATATTGTATGTATGTTTTGAAAAGATTGTGTAATTTCGCAATCCTTTTCTATTTAAAGGAAAAGTTCTTAAACATATTGGGGTCGACTGGTTTTGACAGCGAGTCGAATTGGAGTGTAAGCACGTCGAGCGCTGAGAAATAGCTCGTAAATCTCATATTTCACACTTTTTAAATGGCGAGAATAACTACGCTTTAGCTGCCTAATCTGAATTATAGTAGGATTGGCCTCGTTTCCGTAAGACGGAAAGGCTGAATGTCTCCTGGTAGCCCTTGTTGATGGCGACCAATTTTGAGACACCATAAAAGTCAACATCGAAATTATGTAGCTTCGTCATAATTTTTACAACTAAGAAGATAAGCAAATAGTGGGCGGTTTTTGGTCAGCTATTTGTCGAAAATTAAACAAGAACTAAGCGTGTAGAAAGCATTTTAATTGCTTGTTTGGACGAGAGTTCGATTCTCTCCGACTCCACAAATAACGCTCTAAACATTGATTTTAGGGCGTTTTTTATTTTGGGTGTAAATTTAGGTGTAAGTAGAAGTGTTTTTAATCTTATGAAAACTTGATTTTATTTCATTCTAAGTTTTCAACCAAATAATCTAAAGATTTGATGTGATAATCTTCTTTTTGATAATCATTCGTTTTACAAAACTTCTTCAATAGTTCGTAAAGGTTGTTTGTAAGAATGAAGAAGTATAAACCGTTTTTGATATTCTTTTCGATCTCAAATTCATGTTTGTACTTTTCCAGTTCCGACTTTTTTTGCTTTAATTCTTTTAGTAAAGCTCTGTTTACTTCTTTTTGATTTGTCATATACGATAATTTTAATGTTACAAAACATTACAAATATAGCTAGTTAATATCAAAAGATAAAATAAGATATAACATTTAAACGCTACCTTTGTATTTTTATATAGCCTTGAGATGTTAAATAGTATTTTTTATGTTACGTGTAAAAGAAGTTGCAAAGAGTAAAAATATAAGCTTAGAACAATTAGCCAATATTTTACAAATAAATCGAGTTACGTTAAGTAGAACAATTAACGGCAACCCAACCGTTGAAACATTGACAAAAATAGCCAATGCGCTTGATGTTGAAATTAACGAGTTATTTAGTTCCTCTAAAGGTAATACGAAGCTTCACGGCTATGTAGAGTATAAAAATGAAGTGTATCGCATTAATTCAAAAAAGGATTTGGAAAACTTGCTTGATGTTGTTAATCCATAAAAATTAATAACTAAAAATTTTACCAACAGTTTTTAGCTTATCGATTTTTAGAATATAAAAGTTATGAAGAATATATTTTTTATGTTTTATCGGTCACTTAATGGAGTAAGTATTTTTTAGATACAATTCATAATTTGTGTAATACTATTGATATAATTTTCTACAAAAGTTAGTATTTATGAAAAATAGACTTGAAAGTAAATTTAATTGGAAATATAAATTGATAACTAAGTATAATCTAAATTGGAATAAAATTTCAAAATTAGGAAATAATAAATTCATTAGAAGCTTTTACATCTATTTAATATTAATTCCTATTATAACTAAATTTTTATCAAAAGCTGATGAAACAATCACTCTTTTTGGAATTCCTTTTGACATAGTATTACCCTTTAGTTGGAAAATGTTCTTTTTTTCTGCATTGTTTTTTACGATAGCAAATATTTTGTACTCTTTTTATGCACCAAAAATAATTATTGAAAATAAGTATTTTAGTGATTTTATAACAAAGCATTATACTTTCAATCATTTAGAATCATATTGTCAAAATATTGGTTTGTACATTGTAAGAGTATCCATACCTAAATCTAGTAAAATGAAATTTGCAACTATGTTTCCAAAGGATAAAACAGTTTATGAGGTATATAGTGGTAATGTCTTCTTACATAGTTTGCAAGAAGAGAAACCACTAAAGAAGTTTAAAAATAAAAAAGAATTACTTCCTAATTTGTTCTATTTTATATATGAAATAGCAAATACATACAATTCAAAATATATAATAATAGTTAGTTTTCTGTATTTAATTGGTATTTTAATGTTCTTAATTGTATTTACTTCAAATTTAATTTATGTCATACAGCAAATTTAAATCATTGTAAGTAATTTATTATATTTATACAAACTTTATAAGTTATGGACGAAAAACTAATAGATTCAATCATTGAACAAATTGAAAAACTCGATGGTTCAGAAGAATTAGAAATACATATTGAACCTGGTTCTGCTACTCCTGAACAAATAGGCGAGTTTCTTGCAAAGCTTTCCATCTTTTACAGGATGCTTGGTGGCTCTAGTTTGACTTTCAATAAAGATAATATTAAAGTTCATATTTTACAGGAGTCATGATAGGAGAAAAAGAACAAATGCAAGGTAGAACTACTGTTACTACCAGACCTACAAATCCTGACAAAAATGGAGAAAAATCTAAATGGAAACTTTTTTTGGGTTTTGTTTTGAGTCTTTTTAAAAGAACAACTAAAGGGGTTACTAATCATTTTGAAGGAGAAGCAGAAAGAAGAAGAAATGAAGCTAATAAACTCAAAAAAGAAGAAGAATTATTTGCTCAACGAATAGCAGAATCTGCAACTGAAATAGCTAGCAAAAAGCAAGCTATGCTTGAAAAAGATTTTGAATTAATCGACGCTTTGAAGCTTGAAAAAGATCCAAAAATAATGCGATTAAAATTAAAAATGCTGTTAGAAGAACGCCCACATATAAAAGAATTTATTGAAGAATTAACTACAGATGAAAAGATTTTGAAAGTAAATAACTTCTGTGAAATAAGTTTTTCTTTTAAAAAAATAATACAGATATACGGCTTGTGTCTTTATCAGATAGTTCTAAAACATATTCCATAAAATTACATGCCCAAGAAAATTTAAACTGGGAACTAAGAGACAGAAAAGGAATAAAAAATATTGTCTACGCAGCAAAAGGTAAAACAGAATCACAAAATTTAATCATACTTCATAAGGAATTACCCAAAAAATTAAATGAAGAAATAGTCGCATTGCTATCAATCAAAATAAGCGATAAAAACAAAACATTAAGTGAACAAGCAATAAAATTTTTAAGAAAAAATGAAATTGATACACTTGGAGATTTAATTTCTTATAATCTTGAAGATATTAGAAAACTATCTAATTTTGATGTTGATATACAGTCTGACCTTATTAAATTAGTAGATGATTACAAACTCGAATTTGGATTAGATTTATCAAATATTAATTTCAATATTTAGTTAAGTTTTCTATTGGAATTCTACATCAATACATTCAGAAAGCAGATATTTCAAATCAATCGACATATTGTACCCTGTTAAGCATTCGCCTGTATCGGTGTTTATCCAGTCGGTTGCATTAGACACAAACTCCCAAAGTTTATAATTTTCAACCGTGCGCACATTCGCTTCTTTTTCTTCTTGTTGAGGTAAGTTAAACCCAAAACGGTCAAATATTCGTTTTCCTTTCATTGCTGCGTTTATGTTATCCATAGCACGCGCATATATTTTCATATCCTTTTTAATACGCTTTTTGTCATTTGGGTTGGGTTCTGTAAAAACTTTAGTACCGTATTTAATCGTTTCAATCAAATCACGTTCTAAGTTTTCAACTGCTCTAAAATGCTGTGCTTTTCGTGTGCAATGAAACTTTCCGTTTCTGTTCCATTGTTTGCGCCATTCCTGTACTAAATAAAGTGCGGTTTCTCTGTTCGGCACAATAATATGATAATGCGGATTATATGTGTTTTTACTAGGGTTAAAATTACATTCGAGAGACTTAATACCTATTAACCTCATCTTTGCGCCGCGATGGTGTCGCTGTCTACATCTATCATTTATTTTTCTGAAAGCTTTTTTCATTCCAAAAATCCAACGTTGTAATTTATCTGCCTTTACAGACTTTACGGTTAAGGTAACGAAATACGGGTTTTCCCAATTTTTTAAAACAGGATAGTATGTATGTATTTTATCTGCTTTACGGATGGCATTGCAGATTGTACAGTAACGTGTTTTGCAGTAATTGGTATGAAGCCTTTTATTATGTTCCGTTAGAGTTGTACAGCAGTAGTAAGCATTCCAGTAAGATTTTGCCCGCTCGGCTGCTCCCTTGTCTTTTGCTATGTCAGCTAAGCTAAATAACATTGCGCGGGAAATCGTTTTTCTTTTCGCTCTATTTATGAGTGATTCGTTACCTATCATTTCCGTGCCATCGCCCGCTATTTGTATGTGTTGAGGTTTTTTGCGCTCATTGGCTGTCACGCTTTGTGCTAATGTATAAATCGTATGTAGATTTTTCATAACCTCTGCATTGAAGTTTATCTCATCTTTCAAAAACTTATTCCAAACCTCACTTCTCAATGAATAAATTATTTTGCTGACGTCTTTATCATCCAATAGCTTTTTCTTTAATTTTGGTCTAGTTTCA harbors:
- a CDS encoding helix-turn-helix domain-containing protein translates to MLRVKEVAKSKNISLEQLANILQINRVTLSRTINGNPTVETLTKIANALDVEINELFSSSKGNTKLHGYVEYKNEVYRINSKKDLENLLDVVNP
- a CDS encoding IS982 family transposase — translated: MDKITEIFCSIDDFCQEFVPFWHKNLLSNGKKRIRNTKMNLAEVMTIQVIFHLSGYKTFKEFYLGYVCKHLKNEFPTLVSYNRMVELKKESFMPLAIYLKVCGLANCTGISFIDSTPLRVCDKRRINQHKVFKNIAMRGQCSLGWFYGFKLHIITNDQGGIIDFMITKGNTDDRKPLRFKAFIKKLFGKLFGDKGYISKSLFTELFTSGIHLVTKLRKNMKTKLLTPMSDAYHLRKRAIIETIFDQLKNICQVEHSRHRSVANYFNKFIKQTRLNYIRSSQKIVDEIFETRPKLKKKLLDDKDVSKIIYSLRSEVWNKFLKDEINFNAEVMKNLHTIYTLAQSVTANERKKPQHIQIAGDGTEMIGNESLINRAKRKTISRAMLFSLADIAKDKGAAERAKSYWNAYYCCTTLTEHNKRLHTNYCKTRYCTICNAIRKADKIHTYYPVLKNWENPYFVTLTVKSVKADKLQRWIFGMKKAFRKINDRCRQRHHRGAKMRLIGIKSLECNFNPSKNTYNPHYHIIVPNRETALYLVQEWRKQWNRNGKFHCTRKAQHFRAVENLERDLIETIKYGTKVFTEPNPNDKKRIKKDMKIYARAMDNINAAMKGKRIFDRFGFNLPQQEEKEANVRTVENYKLWEFVSNATDWINTDTGECLTGYNMSIDLKYLLSECIDVEFQ